The Nitrospirales bacterium genome includes a window with the following:
- a CDS encoding SGNH/GDSL hydrolase family protein: MTKKRKEWVMGAVVSLAAILLCLVLGEVVLSFVLPDWGTFRYQADEDIGFRLEPSEKAMVNEHGFRDYVYSKQKPSHVFRIVGIGDSQTASCGFTAIPNAYLKVLEKNLGSLGNAETTYEVLNMGVPNYTPYEYLHMFTKYGVQYDPDLVLVALYVGNDIQAIPQNKDYIVFDGKLISRQALNLADHSEFEIRVWKWFHERKLYRILQRAQYANIWQAHDSAGQRGFNRLSIFLKEQSRTPSDQESTRVAWDDVQTNLLHIRKAVHDIGARLLVVIIPEEHQINVPLRKTSLQQLKAQAIDYDFEQWNRKLIEFGAAHDIRILDLTPGLAKAIEHERLYFKNDIHLNERGHQLMGEFILDFLVEQHMLATQGKAA; encoded by the coding sequence TTGACGAAGAAGCGAAAAGAGTGGGTCATGGGGGCGGTGGTTTCTTTGGCCGCGATTCTTTTGTGTCTCGTCCTTGGAGAAGTTGTCCTGAGTTTTGTCCTGCCAGATTGGGGGACATTCCGGTATCAAGCCGATGAGGATATTGGATTTAGGCTTGAGCCCAGTGAAAAAGCGATGGTGAATGAGCATGGATTTCGAGATTATGTCTACTCCAAGCAGAAACCATCCCATGTTTTTCGAATAGTGGGCATTGGAGACTCTCAGACGGCAAGTTGTGGGTTTACTGCAATCCCCAATGCCTACTTGAAAGTGCTGGAGAAGAATCTCGGGTCTCTAGGAAATGCCGAGACGACCTATGAGGTCTTGAATATGGGAGTTCCCAATTATACTCCCTATGAGTATCTTCACATGTTTACCAAGTATGGGGTGCAGTACGATCCCGACCTGGTTCTTGTCGCGTTGTATGTGGGGAACGACATTCAGGCGATCCCTCAAAATAAGGACTATATTGTTTTTGATGGAAAATTAATATCTCGACAGGCCTTGAATCTGGCCGACCATTCTGAGTTCGAAATCCGGGTGTGGAAGTGGTTTCATGAGCGAAAACTCTATCGCATTCTTCAGCGGGCACAGTATGCGAATATTTGGCAGGCACATGATTCCGCAGGGCAAAGAGGATTTAATCGGCTGTCTATCTTTTTGAAGGAGCAAAGTCGAACGCCATCCGACCAGGAAAGCACGCGTGTCGCGTGGGATGACGTACAAACGAACCTTCTTCATATTCGCAAGGCCGTTCATGACATAGGTGCACGTTTACTGGTCGTGATCATTCCCGAGGAGCATCAGATCAATGTCCCACTACGGAAAACGTCGCTCCAACAATTGAAGGCCCAGGCAATCGATTATGATTTTGAGCAATGGAACAGAAAACTCATTGAGTTTGGAGCGGCACACGATATACGCATTCTTGATCTGACTCCTGGGTTGGCGAAGGCTATTGAACATGAAAGGCTCTACTTTAAGAATGACATTCATCTTAACGAACGTGGTCATCAATTGATGGGAGAATTCATTCTGGATTTTCTCGTTGAACAGCATATGTTGGCAACTCAAGGAAAAGCCGCCTAG
- a CDS encoding lipopolysaccharide biosynthesis protein, producing the protein MKTEKPLAEVLLGGAAWMMAMRWGVRLIGLASTVILARLLMPEDFGMVAMAMVFVGLVTQLLDFGLEFGLLRNSHAERRHYDTTWTIRLLQMAGIAVLLVLASPLIASTYDEPRVIPILWVIGLGAFVRAWENIGTIDFRKHLLFDQDFKFNIYIKLWGFLVTIGLAFYLRSYWALVLGTLFNNCVAVALSYKMSSYRPRFSFEALHEVFGFSQWMLVRGLANYTFGRGDEFIVGKIFGSISLGYYAVAKNISHMATAEIMSPISRAFLPGFSKFEDDPTRLASAFVRAIAGISLLVVPVGLGLSCVASEVVPLVLGEKWSQATPFLQLLPVAEVIMAIHALAGSLVIVIGRVKMLAGVAWLRAMMMLCCVYVGYQWSGLLGVAYGMIVSSIFSFFALNSAAIHVSQVEWGNVLRALIRPLLSGLLMIAMVYEVHSVLVLPSLPLLIVKVVAGALTYLLGIFVLWRMFGGTQSIEMELMTMIRQKLKWN; encoded by the coding sequence GTGAAGACAGAAAAACCGTTAGCAGAAGTTCTATTGGGCGGTGCCGCATGGATGATGGCGATGCGGTGGGGGGTCCGACTGATTGGTTTAGCCAGCACCGTAATCTTGGCGCGACTCTTGATGCCGGAAGATTTCGGTATGGTGGCCATGGCGATGGTCTTTGTCGGTTTGGTTACCCAACTGTTGGACTTTGGTCTCGAGTTTGGTTTGCTACGTAATTCACATGCAGAGCGTCGCCATTATGATACCACCTGGACCATCCGTTTGCTCCAGATGGCTGGCATCGCGGTGTTGCTGGTTCTCGCGTCACCATTGATCGCCTCGACCTATGATGAACCACGCGTGATTCCCATACTGTGGGTGATAGGACTAGGGGCCTTTGTCCGAGCGTGGGAAAACATCGGAACGATAGACTTTCGAAAGCACTTGTTGTTCGACCAAGATTTCAAATTTAACATTTATATTAAACTTTGGGGGTTCCTTGTCACGATAGGGTTGGCGTTTTATCTTCGCAGCTATTGGGCTCTGGTGTTAGGCACGCTCTTTAATAATTGCGTCGCGGTCGCGTTAAGTTACAAAATGTCATCTTACCGGCCACGCTTTTCATTCGAAGCCCTTCATGAAGTGTTTGGGTTTTCACAGTGGATGTTAGTCCGAGGACTTGCGAATTACACGTTTGGGCGGGGCGATGAATTTATCGTCGGTAAAATTTTTGGTTCGATCAGTTTAGGGTATTATGCCGTGGCCAAGAATATTTCTCATATGGCCACTGCGGAGATTATGTCTCCTATTTCCAGGGCGTTTCTTCCAGGGTTTTCGAAATTTGAGGATGATCCGACTCGGCTCGCCTCTGCCTTCGTTCGAGCCATTGCCGGGATATCCTTGTTGGTCGTACCCGTTGGACTAGGGTTGTCATGTGTGGCTTCTGAAGTCGTGCCTCTCGTATTGGGAGAAAAATGGTCACAGGCGACTCCGTTTTTACAATTATTACCGGTCGCAGAAGTCATCATGGCGATTCATGCGCTTGCGGGAAGTTTAGTGATCGTCATCGGTCGAGTGAAGATGTTGGCGGGGGTCGCCTGGTTGCGAGCCATGATGATGTTGTGTTGTGTTTATGTTGGCTATCAATGGTCGGGGCTGCTGGGAGTCGCCTATGGCATGATTGTGAGCTCGATTTTTTCATTTTTCGCCTTAAACAGCGCGGCAATCCACGTGAGCCAGGTTGAGTGGGGAAACGTGTTACGTGCGTTAATACGTCCTCTGCTATCAGGACTGCTTATGATCGCGATGGTGTATGAAGTCCATAGTGTTTTGGTTCTTCCATCATTGCCGTTGTTGATCGTGAAAGTTGTTGCCGGGGCTTTGACCTATCTGTTAGGAATTTTTGTGTTGTGGCGAATGTTTGGAGGTACACAGTCTATAGAGATGGAGCTCATGACGATGATTCGCCAAAAGCTGAAATGGAATTGA
- a CDS encoding glycosyltransferase translates to MPNKGNIIAFDINPWQGPWMNRQQLLSRLAQRGWNIVYSKGQCTLWDRNDAPFKTLPFWPSHDSANGVTLDVPGKVLASWPVIAPWRQLCDFLHAWKLKRLLLENNRQNGQHKQPLIGYIFHPSFYPYVQALKPDYLVFHVRDAYPEEPGWTSNDQMIFEKLADQSDLIIASGQAMASCLPSSHHERAVIIPNGADAETFINGTNASYPDDLAQIPHPRVCYAGRLTAKIDLPLLYELALTRPHYHFIIIGLIANYGLLASASSSNGLDVWLHAIQEIQKLPNVHYLGAKDPTELPAYITRTDVNIMIYATHSKNARWAKFCYPLKLHEYLATGLPVVSSPLAAIDPFQDVVASANSKEEWLDAIDDAINNGGRGTKEQRQATARLNNWENRTTLLEETIQTLIHKT, encoded by the coding sequence ATGCCTAACAAAGGAAACATCATTGCCTTTGACATTAACCCGTGGCAAGGTCCATGGATGAACCGGCAACAGCTCCTGTCTCGTCTCGCTCAACGCGGCTGGAATATCGTCTACAGCAAGGGGCAATGCACCTTGTGGGACCGCAATGATGCGCCGTTTAAAACGTTACCGTTTTGGCCCAGTCATGACTCGGCCAATGGCGTCACCCTCGATGTGCCCGGGAAAGTGCTCGCGTCATGGCCTGTGATTGCCCCCTGGCGTCAACTATGCGATTTCTTACATGCCTGGAAACTGAAGCGCCTTCTTCTAGAGAACAATCGACAAAATGGTCAGCACAAACAGCCGCTGATTGGTTATATCTTTCATCCTTCGTTTTATCCATACGTCCAAGCCCTCAAACCAGATTACCTCGTGTTTCATGTTCGCGATGCCTATCCTGAAGAACCCGGGTGGACTTCCAACGACCAGATGATTTTTGAGAAATTAGCCGACCAATCCGATCTGATCATCGCTTCCGGCCAGGCCATGGCCAGTTGCCTCCCCTCCTCACATCATGAGCGTGCGGTCATTATTCCCAACGGAGCTGATGCTGAGACTTTTATTAATGGCACCAATGCTTCGTATCCCGATGACTTAGCGCAGATACCTCATCCACGCGTCTGCTACGCTGGTCGACTAACCGCCAAAATCGATCTGCCTCTGCTGTATGAACTCGCGCTCACACGTCCTCATTACCACTTTATCATTATCGGCCTAATTGCCAATTACGGCTTACTCGCGAGCGCTTCATCTAGCAATGGGCTAGATGTCTGGCTGCACGCAATTCAGGAAATTCAAAAGCTGCCCAATGTCCATTACCTTGGAGCCAAAGATCCTACAGAACTGCCAGCTTATATCACTCGCACAGATGTGAACATCATGATTTACGCCACCCATTCGAAAAACGCACGTTGGGCCAAGTTTTGCTATCCTTTAAAATTGCATGAATATCTTGCCACTGGACTTCCTGTCGTCAGTTCGCCGTTAGCCGCCATCGATCCGTTTCAAGATGTCGTGGCCTCCGCCAATAGCAAAGAAGAATGGCTCGATGCCATCGATGACGCGATCAATAACGGCGGAAGGGGCACAAAGGAACAACGCCAGGCAACAGCCCGACTCAACAATTGGGAAAACCGCACAACCCTCTTAGAGGAAACCATTCAAACGCTCATTCACAAAACATGA
- a CDS encoding class I SAM-dependent methyltransferase: MSVDELVMDSLRLPRAISADLLCPICKYSLIIRPGGDCACANPECSTTFPIVDGCPVLINEANSVFSIDDYVARNITTMDMREIGEVQESMFGKVKRWVARLTPSISRSVNTFPPKKALEEVLANVGRTPRILVIGSGDAAITLEGACELIYSDVAIGPLTQLVCDAHDIPFPTGYFDAVMAVAVFEHVADPYRCVNEVRRVLTDDGFVYSITPFMQQVHMGRFDFTRFTYLGHRRLFRWFTEVRSGVANAQGMVLAWSIERFVSGFSDNARIHSVLRSLSRFLAFPFLFFDQILARKAGSFDAASGYYFFGRKSDHALSDRDLIKGYRGMVHVDHS, encoded by the coding sequence ATGAGTGTCGATGAACTGGTCATGGATAGTTTGAGGCTGCCTCGTGCAATCAGTGCTGACCTCCTGTGCCCGATCTGTAAGTATTCGCTCATAATTCGGCCAGGTGGTGACTGTGCATGTGCCAATCCCGAATGTTCGACAACGTTTCCGATCGTTGACGGATGTCCTGTGCTCATTAACGAAGCCAATAGTGTTTTTTCGATCGATGATTACGTCGCGAGAAATATCACGACGATGGATATGCGTGAAATAGGCGAGGTACAAGAATCCATGTTCGGAAAAGTCAAACGCTGGGTGGCTCGCTTGACGCCTTCCATATCGCGTTCGGTCAATACGTTTCCGCCTAAGAAGGCTCTGGAAGAAGTGCTAGCGAATGTTGGACGTACCCCCAGAATATTGGTCATCGGATCGGGCGATGCGGCGATCACCCTCGAAGGAGCATGTGAGTTAATCTATAGCGACGTCGCTATAGGCCCACTGACGCAACTTGTTTGTGATGCTCATGATATTCCTTTTCCCACCGGCTATTTTGATGCGGTTATGGCTGTCGCGGTTTTTGAGCATGTCGCTGATCCTTACCGGTGTGTGAACGAAGTTCGACGGGTACTGACCGACGACGGGTTTGTGTACTCCATTACGCCATTTATGCAGCAAGTCCACATGGGCCGCTTCGATTTCACGCGTTTTACCTACCTTGGTCATCGTCGTCTCTTCCGGTGGTTTACGGAAGTCCGTAGTGGTGTCGCGAATGCTCAAGGCATGGTGCTAGCTTGGAGTATCGAGCGTTTTGTGTCCGGATTTAGCGACAACGCGAGAATTCATTCTGTCCTCAGGTCATTGTCTCGATTTCTCGCGTTTCCTTTTCTGTTCTTCGATCAAATCCTCGCTCGGAAAGCCGGTTCATTCGATGCCGCCTCTGGATATTATTTTTTTGGAAGAAAAAGTGATCATGCATTGTCTGATCGGGATCTGATAAAGGGCTATAGAGGCATGGTTCATGTTGATCATTCTTGA